The Microbacter margulisiae genomic sequence ACTACACCATCAGCCATAGGATCAGAAAAGGGGATTCCTATTTCAACCATATCTACATGATGAGCCTGAAGCTGCCGTAAAATTTCGCGAGTGTCATTTAACTGAGGAAACCCTGCTGTAAAATACACAGAAAGAATCCTTGCATTTTTTTGCTGAAAAAGATTGTGAAGGCGATTCATATTATTCTCATTTTCAAAAGTTAAGTTCATTCATAAAAACAGTTAATGCATCTATATTTTTCAAACCAGGAAATATTTCAAACCGGCTATTAACATCAATGCCATATAATTCCGGATGTCTAAAAGACTGTATGCGAAGTATATCATCCAGGCCTATACCACCACTTAAAAAGAAAGGCGTTGCCCCATCATATTCATGCAGAATATGCCAATCATATTGAAGTCCCGATCCACCATAAAGAGGTGTCTTTGAATCGAAAAGCAGATAATTGCAATGAGTATCATAAGCCTTAGCCGTTTGTATATCATTCTTTTTAGCAATGCTTAATGCCTTTATAACTTGCAGTCCTTTATCCTGCAAAAAATGACACATTACCGGCGACTCATTACCATGTAATTGTACCGCCTTTAGATGATATTTTAATGCCATTGTAAGTACAGTTTCCTGATCTTCATCGACAAAGACACCTACAGGACAAACAGACGCCGGAAGATTTGCAATATATTCCGGATCAAGTTTTCCTATAAAACGAGAGGATTTTGAATAAAATATAAAACCCATAAAGTCAGGCTTTAAGGCAGCAACAGAAAAAATATTTTCAGGGTGCTTCATCCCACAAATTTTTATTTTTAAAGTACTCTTCATCTTATCCGATTTATTTTAAAGAATGAATGAAGCGGGCCAAAGCCAGATCAGGATTAACCTCTTTCATAAACGTTTCTCCCATCAAAAAGCCCCGAAATCCAGCCTGGCGAAGCTCCTTAACCGTATGTGGATCGCTAATGCCGCTTTCGGAAATTTTGATATACTCTTCAGGTATAGCAGCGCCTAAGCGAAAAGAAGTTTCTACATCCGTCACAAAAGTTTTCAGATTCCGGTTATTAACACCCACAATATCAACATTGGAATGAATATAGTCGAATTCAGATTTTTCGTGAATTTCGAGCAACACTTCCAGTCCTAATGCATGAGCTTCGCTGGCTAACATCTTACATTCACTGATAGACAAAGCCGCTGCAATCAACAAAACAACATCAGCTCCAGCAGCTTTTGCTATTTGAATTTGATACGGATCGATTATAAAATCCTTACGTAACACAGGGAGTTTAACTAAAGCTCTTGCCTGCTGCAAATCATTGAGGGAACCTCCAAAAAAATATTCGTCCGTCAAAATAGAAAGTCCAGTCGCACCTTCGCTTGCATATCCTGCGGGAATTGTTGACACATCAGCATCAGGGAAAATCCACCCCTTTGAAGGCGATTTACGTTTAAACTCTGCAATAATTCCCGTAGACGAGGAACGCAAAGCATCTTTCAAAGAGTATAACGGATGAGTTTGTTGTTGGATGGCAGATAATAATCCTGCGTTTTTCTGTTCCGCTACTTCAATTTTCTTTCGTGCAATAATGGTATCAAGAATATTCATAAAAATATAAATTGAGAAGGTTAACTATTCAACGCTATAAATTTTTTCAACGTGTTTAATGCGGCACCACTTTCTATAGAGTTTTTTGCCTGATCAATGCATTCTTCCAAAGACAACTCAGGATTAATTGTCCGAATGGCAAAAGCAGCATTAATGACAACCACATTTTTTTGTGCAAGAGTTGCCTTGTTCTGCAACACATTATCGAATATCCTGGCTGCATCTTCAGGAGTTTTCCCTCCGTCCAAAGCAGCTTGAGAAACACGTTCAAAATGTAATAATTCAGGAGTATACATCTTCTCTCCATTTTTATCAATTACCTTAAAATCACTCGTAAGTGAAATCTCATCATAACCATCCAGGCTATGCACGATGGAAAAATCAACATTTTCCTGCTGATACATATAGTAGTACAAACGAGCCATTTTCAGATTAAAAACCCCCAGCATATTACGCTTTGGTTGGATAGGATTCACCAAAGGGCCCAAGACATTGAAGAAGCTACGTACCTGCAACGCTTTTCGCACAGGAGCAACAGTTTTAAGCGCCAGATTAAAGAATGGTGCATGCAAATATGCCATATTCGTCTCTTCAATGGAACGGCGTAAAAGATCGTTGTCGCGGGTAAACTTCACTCCATGCTGCTCCATCACATTTGAAGCACCACTCACGGAGGTTGCTCCATAATTGCCATGCTTGGCTACCTTGTATCCCGCTCCGGCAACCACAAAACAACTTAGTGTTGAAATATTAAATGTGTTGTGGTTGTCACCGCCAGTGCCAACGATATCTATAGGATTATATTCACTTAACGACACGGGAACACGCATCTGAAGCAAAGCTTCGCGAAATCCTATCAACTCATCCACAGTGATGCTTCGCATAAGATATACCGTCACAAAAGCGGCAATCTGAGCATCGTTGTATCTTCCTTCGGCCATATTGGTCAAAACCATCCGGGCCTCTTCCCGATCAAGATATTGATGTTCGAATAATCGATATAAAAGTTCTTTCATACGAAAATAATTTTGTTTAGGTCGTAGAAAATTATAGATTATAATTTCAGCCAGTTTAGGATAATTTGTTCCCCCATTGGAGTTAATACGGACTCAGGATGAAATTGCACACCCCAGACATCATACTCTTTATGGCGTAATGCCATGATAATGCCTTCATCGGAAACAGCCGTTACACGCAAACATTTAGGTAATGCCTGGTTACTGACAATCCAGGAATGATAGCGACCAGCTTCGAAAGTATTCGGAATATTAGTAAACAATGGATCACTCTCGATCACATGCACAGGGCTACTGATGCCATGATATACTTCTTCCGTATTTTCAAGCGTAGCGCCAAAGCTTTCTGCAATAGCCTGATGTCCAAGACAGACTCCCAGTATACTTTTCGTAGGGGCATAACGCTGGATCAAAGGCAACAAAATGCCTGCTTCAGAAGGAATGCCAGGCCCAGGTGAAAGAATTATTTTATCAAAATGCTCAACTTCTTCCACAGCAATCTGATCATTACGAATCACTTCTACCTGATTATATCCCAATTTGCGAACAGCATGTACCAAATTATAGGTAAAAGAATCGTAGTTATCGAAGATTAATAGATTGGATTTCATATATATATCTATTGAAATGATGATTTAATTTTTGAGCGTTGCTGCTAAATCAATAGCTTTCTTCAATGCCCCTAATTTGTTATTAACTTCCTGAAGCTCACTCTCAGGATCTGATTTTGCCACAATACCTGCTCCTGCCTGATAATAAAGCGTATTTTTTATACTTAAGAACGTACGGATAGTAATAGCCTGATTTATATCACCGTTTAGCCCGATATAACCGATGCACCCTCCATAAATGCCTCTTGTATCGGGTTCAATCTCATTGATAAGTTGCATGGCACGCACTTTGGGAGCGCCTGAAAGCGTTCCGGCAGGGAATGTATCGGCAAACAAACGCACCGGATGAACATCAGGGAATAACTTACCGCTCACCCTTGATACCAGATGAATAACATGAGAATAAAACTGCACTTCTTTATAAATATCAAGTTGTACATCAGATGCATTACGGCTCAAATCATTTCGAGCCAAATCGACTAACATCACATGTTCGGCATTTTCTTTCGGATCTTTTAGTAACGCTTCGGCCAATTGAAGGTCTTTTTCATCATCACCGGTACGGCGAAAAGTGCCGGCAATAGGATCAATATATGCTTTGCCTTTTTTCACCTGAACATGTGTTTCGGGAGAAGAACCAAAAATACGGAACGAACCAAAATCAAAATAAAAAAGATAAGGTGACGGATTGATAGAGCGTAAAGCCCTGTAAACCTTAAAATCATCTCCGGTAAAAGGCTGTCCGAAGCGGCGTGAGATCACGATCTGGAACGTATCTCCACGTTTGCAATGTTGGATACCTTGCTTCACTGTCTCCTTATAATGCTCATCGGACATATTGCATAATTCTTCTCCTTTCGGTGCAAAATTATACGAAGCATAGTTCCGGTTTTCCAAATGTGAAATAACCTCGTCCATCCGGCTTTGTTCGGCGTTAAACAGGTTTTCGACAATAAACAATTCGTTTTTGAAATGGTCGATGACCAGAATGTATTTATAAAGAATGTAATACATATCAGGCACCTGCGTTGAACTCTTCTGGGGTTGAATGGGTACTTTTTCAAAATATCGTACGGCATCGTAAGCAGTATATCCAAAGAATCCGTTGAATGGCAATTCATTTTTATTATCAACGATTTCAAACGAATTGGTAAAACGCTGTAATTGTTCCGGAAGCGAGTTATAACTATTAATCGCATAGTTCAATATTTCTCCATTAGGATATTGCTCGGTCACCGTATCGTCCGAAGCAATAAATTTAGCGGCAGCCTGCAACCCAATAAAAGAGTAACTGTTGTCACTTCCGTGATAATCGGAACTTTCAAGCAACACCGATTCCGGGTAAATGTCGCGAATCTTTAGATAAATGGAAACCGGCGTATGCAAATCTGCCAATAGTTTTTTTGATATCGTTCTAAGTTTTGTTTTCATCTGATTATGTTTTTATGTGGTAGCAAAATCACCATTCATCATTCTGTTGCTAAGCTTTTTTATCGTTCATCGCTTTTACATAAGTCTCCATATCTTTATCCCCTCTCCCCGACAAATTTACAACAACAACATCGTCAGGTTTAAAGGAGATTTTGTTGAGAACAGCTAATGCATGTGCCGATTCCAGGGCTGGGATAATTCCTTCCATACGGGTCAGTTCAAAAGCGGCTTCCATGGCTTCGTCATCCGTAATGGCCAATACCTGCGAGCGATGAACCTTTGCCAGATAGGCATGCAAAGGTCCTATACCTGGATAATCCAGTCCTGCCGAGATGGAGTAAGGTTCTTCAATTTGCCCATCTTCACTCTGCATGATCAACGTGCGGCAACCGTGAATAATGCCTTCTTTGCCTAAGTGAATGGTCGCAGCTGAATAAGGGGTATCAACGCCTTTTCCCGCGGCTTCAGCGGCTATAAAGCGCACTTTCTCGTTATCCAGATAATGATAGAAAGCTCCTGCTGCATTACTTCCTCCGCCTACACACGCAACGACATAGTCCGGATAGTTGCGCCCCGTTTTTTCTTCAAGCTGTTGCATCATTTCTTGACTGATAATCGATTGAAAACGGGCAACCAGATCCGGATAAGGATGCGGCCCTATTGTCGATCCTATAACATAGTGGGTATCCACCGGATGACTACACCAGTCGCGGATAGCTTCATTCGTAGCGTCCTTAAGCGTTTTGTTTCCACTATGCACCGGAACCACCGTTGCCCCAAGCATCTCCATTTTTTGAACATTCAGATGTTGTCGCTCCACATCAGTCGCACCCATATAGACAAAACACGGCATATTGAGTAAGGCGCAGACTGTGGCTGTAGCAACTCCGTGCTGACCGGCTCCGGTTTCCGCAATGATACGGGTCTTCCCCATCCGGCGTGCCAAAAGCACCTGTCCTATGGAGTTATTGATTTTATGCGCTCCCGTGTGGTTCAGGTCTTCGCGTTTCAAATAAATAGTAGTCCTGTACTTTTCCGAAAGGCGTTGCGCCAAAAAGAGCGGCGAGGGACGTCCCACATAATCACGCAAAAGATCGGCATATTCTTTCTGAAACGCCGGATCATTGATAATAGAGAGGTAATTATTTTTCAGTTCCTCTATATTAGCATACAAAATCTCCGGAATGTATGCTCCTCCAAATTGGCCGTAGTAACCATTTTCATTTACTTGATAGTTCATGTCGGTATGTATTTGATTGATTCGTTTTGATCCAGTTCTAAAATCGTTTTATACAAAAAAAGCCCGTCGTGATGCGACGGGCTTTGATCTTTATAGGGAAATTGACTTATACAGATACACAGCAGTGCTACTCACGACTTTCGGAAAGTTGTAAGCGCCACCACCAAAATTTATTGATCTGTTGCATTGTCATTTTTTTGTCTGTTTGAATGGCACAAAGATAGACTATTTTTTTCAAAAACAAATATGTCACGAAAAAAAGTTCATTATTCTGCAAAATAACCGTTCGAAAGAAAGCAATTGCAGTAATAAAACGACATTTCGATACCACAATGCCACTCAGAAACCCCGAATTGATCCATAATAGCGATATTCCTGAATTGCCACCGTGCATCATTTGTCATTTTGAGCGTCTTGAAGTAATTTTGCATTCTAAAATCACATAACGACACGCATGAATTTTCAAGACGAGATTAAACGCCGCCGCACTTTTGCCATCATAAGCCATCCTGACGCAGGGAAAACCACACTAACTGAAAAATTATTGCTCTTTGGAGGCGCCATTCATGTTGCCGGCGCTGTAAAATCAAACAAAATAAAGAAAACAGCTACATCCGACTGGATGGAGATTGAAAAGCAACGGGGAATTTCAGTAGCCACATCCGTGATGGGTTTCGACTACAATGGGTATAAAATCAATATCCTCGATACGCCCGGCCACCAGGATTTTGCCGAAGATACATTCCGCACCTTAACTGCCGTCGACAGTGTCATCATCGTGATTGACGCCGCCAAAGGAGTCGAGGCGCAAACGCGGAAACTGATGGAAGTATGTCGTATGCGCAATACGCCAGTCATTGTTTTCATCAACAAAATGGACCGCGAAGGCAAAGATCCTTTTGATTTGTTGGACGAAATCGAGGCTGAGTTGTCCATTCATGTGCGCCCACTCAGTTGGCCGATCGGTGGCGGACAAACTTTCAAAGGGGTTTATAATATTTTTGAACACAAACTCGACCTATACACTCCCAGCAAGCAAACAATCACAGAATCCATTAAGTTTGATGATATTCATCATCCCGATTTGGAAAAATACATTGGCAATCACACCGCAAAATTACGTGAAGACATGGAAATCATCGAAGGTGTTTATCCTCTCTTTGACACAAAACCATATCTGGAAGGCCACTTGGCTCCTGTATTTTTCGGAAGCGCTTTGAATAATTTCGGAGTAAAAGAGCTATTGGACTGTTTCGTACAAATTGCGCCCTGCCCCCTTCCGACACAGGCGATGGAACGTGTCATACATCCTGAAGAAGAAGCCTTTTCCGGCTTCATTTTCAAAATACATGCCAACATGGATCCTAACCATCGGAGTTGTATTGCTTTCGTCAAAGTATGTTCCGGGAAATTCGAACGGAACGTCAACTACAAACATGTGCGCC encodes the following:
- a CDS encoding peptide chain release factor 3 encodes the protein MNFQDEIKRRRTFAIISHPDAGKTTLTEKLLLFGGAIHVAGAVKSNKIKKTATSDWMEIEKQRGISVATSVMGFDYNGYKINILDTPGHQDFAEDTFRTLTAVDSVIIVIDAAKGVEAQTRKLMEVCRMRNTPVIVFINKMDREGKDPFDLLDEIEAELSIHVRPLSWPIGGGQTFKGVYNIFEHKLDLYTPSKQTITESIKFDDIHHPDLEKYIGNHTAKLREDMEIIEGVYPLFDTKPYLEGHLAPVFFGSALNNFGVKELLDCFVQIAPCPLPTQAMERVIHPEEEAFSGFIFKIHANMDPNHRSCIAFVKVCSGKFERNVNYKHVRQNKMLRFSSPTAFMAQKKEVVDEAYPGDIVGLPDTGNFKIGDSLTSGEEIHFKGLPSFSPEMFKYIENADPMKAKQLNKGIDQLMDEGVAQLFIHQNNGRKIIGTVGQLQFEVIQYRLLHEYGAQSKWEPLSLYKACWIESDDKDELENFKRRKFQYMAVDKEGRDVFLADSGYILQMAQQDFKNIRFHFSSEF
- the trpB gene encoding tryptophan synthase subunit beta: MNYQVNENGYYGQFGGAYIPEILYANIEELKNNYLSIINDPAFQKEYADLLRDYVGRPSPLFLAQRLSEKYRTTIYLKREDLNHTGAHKINNSIGQVLLARRMGKTRIIAETGAGQHGVATATVCALLNMPCFVYMGATDVERQHLNVQKMEMLGATVVPVHSGNKTLKDATNEAIRDWCSHPVDTHYVIGSTIGPHPYPDLVARFQSIISQEMMQQLEEKTGRNYPDYVVACVGGGSNAAGAFYHYLDNEKVRFIAAEAAGKGVDTPYSAATIHLGKEGIIHGCRTLIMQSEDGQIEEPYSISAGLDYPGIGPLHAYLAKVHRSQVLAITDDEAMEAAFELTRMEGIIPALESAHALAVLNKISFKPDDVVVVNLSGRGDKDMETYVKAMNDKKA
- a CDS encoding anthranilate synthase component I family protein; the protein is MKTKLRTISKKLLADLHTPVSIYLKIRDIYPESVLLESSDYHGSDNSYSFIGLQAAAKFIASDDTVTEQYPNGEILNYAINSYNSLPEQLQRFTNSFEIVDNKNELPFNGFFGYTAYDAVRYFEKVPIQPQKSSTQVPDMYYILYKYILVIDHFKNELFIVENLFNAEQSRMDEVISHLENRNYASYNFAPKGEELCNMSDEHYKETVKQGIQHCKRGDTFQIVISRRFGQPFTGDDFKVYRALRSINPSPYLFYFDFGSFRIFGSSPETHVQVKKGKAYIDPIAGTFRRTGDDEKDLQLAEALLKDPKENAEHVMLVDLARNDLSRNASDVQLDIYKEVQFYSHVIHLVSRVSGKLFPDVHPVRLFADTFPAGTLSGAPKVRAMQLINEIEPDTRGIYGGCIGYIGLNGDINQAITIRTFLSIKNTLYYQAGAGIVAKSDPESELQEVNNKLGALKKAIDLAATLKN
- the trpC gene encoding indole-3-glycerol phosphate synthase TrpC — protein: MNILDTIIARKKIEVAEQKNAGLLSAIQQQTHPLYSLKDALRSSSTGIIAEFKRKSPSKGWIFPDADVSTIPAGYASEGATGLSILTDEYFFGGSLNDLQQARALVKLPVLRKDFIIDPYQIQIAKAAGADVVLLIAAALSISECKMLASEAHALGLEVLLEIHEKSEFDYIHSNVDIVGVNNRNLKTFVTDVETSFRLGAAIPEEYIKISESGISDPHTVKELRQAGFRGFLMGETFMKEVNPDLALARFIHSLK
- a CDS encoding anthranilate synthase component II, whose protein sequence is MKSNLLIFDNYDSFTYNLVHAVRKLGYNQVEVIRNDQIAVEEVEHFDKIILSPGPGIPSEAGILLPLIQRYAPTKSILGVCLGHQAIAESFGATLENTEEVYHGISSPVHVIESDPLFTNIPNTFEAGRYHSWIVSNQALPKCLRVTAVSDEGIIMALRHKEYDVWGVQFHPESVLTPMGEQIILNWLKL
- a CDS encoding phosphoribosylanthranilate isomerase produces the protein MKSTLKIKICGMKHPENIFSVAALKPDFMGFIFYSKSSRFIGKLDPEYIANLPASVCPVGVFVDEDQETVLTMALKYHLKAVQLHGNESPVMCHFLQDKGLQVIKALSIAKKNDIQTAKAYDTHCNYLLFDSKTPLYGGSGLQYDWHILHEYDGATPFFLSGGIGLDDILRIQSFRHPELYGIDVNSRFEIFPGLKNIDALTVFMNELNF
- the trpD gene encoding anthranilate phosphoribosyltransferase, producing the protein MKELLYRLFEHQYLDREEARMVLTNMAEGRYNDAQIAAFVTVYLMRSITVDELIGFREALLQMRVPVSLSEYNPIDIVGTGGDNHNTFNISTLSCFVVAGAGYKVAKHGNYGATSVSGASNVMEQHGVKFTRDNDLLRRSIEETNMAYLHAPFFNLALKTVAPVRKALQVRSFFNVLGPLVNPIQPKRNMLGVFNLKMARLYYYMYQQENVDFSIVHSLDGYDEISLTSDFKVIDKNGEKMYTPELLHFERVSQAALDGGKTPEDAARIFDNVLQNKATLAQKNVVVINAAFAIRTINPELSLEECIDQAKNSIESGAALNTLKKFIALNS
- a CDS encoding tryptophan synthase subunit alpha; translation: MNRLHNLFQQKNARILSVYFTAGFPQLNDTREILRQLQAHHVDMVEIGIPFSDPMADGVV